A segment of the Mastacembelus armatus chromosome 7, fMasArm1.2, whole genome shotgun sequence genome:
TCATACAGTGGTGAAGCAGATCACAGTTGAGGAGCTTTTTGGCTCGACCATATCAAAGGACCCCTCTCTACCTGCTATGCCTGCACAGAAAACCCCCAGTGCTTCCAGTGACCCCTCCACTGCCTATATACAGAACCATTCTTATCCCATTACAGCCCACCAAAACCCACTTCTTCCTCCCCACCTCACAGCTCAAGATCCCGGGTCCAACCAGCGACACCAAGCCCCCGGCCTGCTCCAGGCTCCTTATGCGCTGCACTCCGGTCCTGTTTTCCATTCAGGAGCCCCCAGGTCTGACCCCCAGCCTCGGTGCTCGGTTTCCCCTCTTATGGCACCTCCAGCTGGCCCCGAGCCTCGTGCTGCTCCTCCAGGTCCTGCAACACCACCATCAGCCCCTACAGCTTATCTGGGACAAGAAATACTCAACACACTCAAACCAGCAGTGGCATCTGTGAATTCAGACATCCACAAACCCATCCTCGCACCCAACTTCCTGCCAAGTACGTTAGTCCCTCCCCACAGCTTCCAAGAGCCTGTGGGAAAACCTCTTCTCCAGCACAGCAAGGACATGGACGTTTTCTCTCCGCCTTCAAACCTGATCAAACCGAtttctgtgagttaaaggaTTTCGTTTGCATCTATTTTTGTGAATGTCTTGTCGCTCATATGTACCATTACACCAAAACAGTCGTATTATTACAATCCagcatatttgttgttcttgacatttgtctcttctttttctgttctcagGCTGTTTCCGTGAATCAAGGTCTTGCAGTTCAAAGATCAGAGGGTTCTGTGCTTCTCTCCCCCAGTGCCTTCCAGCAGTCCATCAGTAagacaacaacagcagcagcggCATCAGTGGCTCTTACTGCCTCCTCTGAGTCCTGCTCCACTTTAGCAGGTGCTGCAGAGCCTTCACCTGCAATCTGCTGCAAAAAACAGCTACAGGACACCCTGATACACCTCATTAAGGTACACCCCtggtataaaacacacaaaactgaacTGTTGGCTTCTCCTAGAATGGGTGAAAacacttaataataaaaatggtaTTTGTCTTTCAAAACACCATAGGACacaaaacaaattacacagGCAGcagtacaaaatgacaaaatcagAGCAAATATGATTAGATGAGATAAACTCAGTAAACTACTGAATGTGTCTCAGTTTATTTTGTGTACATATATGGACTTGTGTAGTTTGTTCATTCCTGTTTCTCTTGCTTCCTGTCTAGAACGATGCCGACTTCCTCAGTGCCATTCATGACGCTTACCTGCAGACTCTGTCCAAGGACTTCAGCAACCTGAAGCTATAGTCCTACTTCAGCCATCACCACTGTTACTTTCAGTGCTGCAACCCCTTAATGACCTGTGAAAAGACCAGACGTTAATGGGCGTTACAAAAGTGCAGTGAACAGGTTTTTGATTCACTCGACGTCGAAACTTTTCAAAACTAGTCTGTGTTCGATGGGTTATTGTAGCATGCTGTCCTGGTACTTAACTTGGATCCACTTTTTGTCTACGCACGTCCAACCACAACTACTTTGGGAGAGAAAGATGAGATGAAACTTCCCACTGTGgccttgagtctttttttttttttttggggggaaatatgatttaaatcCTGGCCATTTACTGGTTATAACATTAGCTGTTGcttgtttaattttttgtaAGACAAAACCACAGTGAAGCTCGGGTGAATATGTCATTTCATCTTTTGGACAAACGAAATTGCAGCTATAATCACAGATACTGCACTCCATTATGTTTAGAGTTCTCGCAGTGCGAGACCATAGGAAAAGCTTTTATTACAATGTGACTGCTTAGTAAGACGAAGACCTTTGTGCTGGAGACGTCAGAACTTGTCTTCTGGGTTCTTGCAGACAAACTGTCCACTGTGtggcattaaaaaaagacttCTCAATAAAACTGATGCCTGGATATTTTTGGTAACACCGATTGGTAGTTACAGcttttgtggcattttgtgcTTGTCAGTCTCTTAAtgaggaggatttttttttcaactctTGTCCAAGGACGATAAAGAGCATCCACTTATTTGGAAAATCACTTGCGTCTAAGCTCAAAGTAAGAATCAAGTTCTTggctgcttttttcttcttttttttttaaatgttacattaCCAGCTGACATGTACTACCTTTCCTTTTCATCAGTGTCTCTGCTCGTCCTTTTCAGCTGAGCTCTCCACCTTGATGTTGCTGGAGGGAAAAGTGCAATAGACTAAAGTTGCAATGCCTTTTAGAGATACCAACATTTTGGGATTATATAAGGATGGTAATTgctattttggtttgtttacatttgacCTTTAATATTAAATTGCTGAGAAAAAGGGGGAACTGATGTGCTTTTGATGCTTTAGCTTCAGTCTTTTTCAAGCTGTTCTACACCAGTAATCCAAACTAATGATGGGAAATATAaactctttctgtttttcaaaacatttttccaaGCCACAGATGGGTCTTACATTACAAAGATTTAGGATTAACTGTGGATTAATACAGTAAAATGCTACTGCATGACAGAACTATAAACCCTGCAAACAGCAGTGGGCGCTGTGTCTCCTCATTGTGACACCGAGAGACTCCAGAAGCTGTTTGTGAACAAAGTAAACTGATCAAACCTATGTCAGAAAATCAACTTTCAAAActgtggaaaaaatattttgacatgttttttttttttgtttttttttaaaaacacacaaagcaggttAGTGACAGGTTTAATTAACCTTGGCACACATGTTTAGTACATTTAAGACTAAAATGTCTAAAGATAATGTAAAACCATGAAAGTTTCATTTGTAAGGTTTTCTAACAAATGGTAGGTTGTTTAATGTCAGTAGATGACTAAGTCCTTCCACATGgcaacagtttttctttgtagCTTTAGAAATGTAGAGAAAAATCTCTGCAAAAATTTCCTTTCAATgcaaaaatatcaaagaaatttttaaaaaatgttcttgtCATTTGAAGCTGTCGGAAGGAGTGAGATGAGTTTCTGCATAAAGCTCCATGTGGATTTCAACACCATACATCTTTATTTGGCCCTGCTGTTTGAATGTATGTGGTGTTGACTTGCACTATGTTTCTGCCTGtctcatttttccttttgtgtcCTGCACGTTTACGCTGAGCTCCTGTTAGCCAACTGTGCACAAACGTTACATCTCCAGCCGGGAAGCAAATCAGATCATTTGTACACTTTATttccctgttttcatttttcatttcagaggTGATTTTGCCAACACCTGTGACGTGTTGGTTAAATAAACGCACACACAAAGAATGACTGAACTGAAGAGATTGTTTTTAATGCCAGTCACATATTTaagattttatgatttttttttttgcgttaATATAAATTCTTATTGGCCAGAGATATGATTTTGGAAGAGTTGTTGCAAATGAcaatgtgtcactgtgtgtaatTTGGTTTATTAAGACTATTTTGTGacattaaagatttaaaaagagacttgtctgtttctgtttgctgctgagagGAGCCACTGCGTTTCAGCATCTCGGCAAAATTAGTTtcaaaatttctttttttatatacacCAGAGGATTTGATCAAATTAACGACAGACTTTCTAATTTTCCTGCAGAGGCGCTAGGGTGCAGTTTCTCTGTTTGACCACCAGGGGGCACCAGCATTAAACTAATCAGCCAGTGTCAGGCCATATTATCATCAGGGACCTTGATCTGGGAGCAGGTCTGGACTGTATAGGAATGACTATGTTAAGTAGTTTAGTCAGGAGAAAGTGTATTCCATCTTCCGCGGGTTCCCACTGGGTGTTGGTCTAATTTGGTAAATAAAAACGCTTATTTTTTTCGAACCAAAAAACAAGGCGCATTTTTACAATAAggaattaaaaatgtatttacatccGGCTGACTTCCGTGTGTACTTTCACTGCTGACTTTCAAATTCACTCAGAAAATGCCATCAGATACAGTCTGATGCTGTTGGAGCTGGAAGCTAAACGTGAACCTGACCAACCTGCgcttgcgtgtgtgtgcgtgtggccTTGGTCTCAGAAAGTCGTCCTACTATTGGCTGTGCTCATGCGTGACAGTTTGGAGTAACTGCAGGCTGTTTTTCTCCCGTAGATTGGCCATATTCATAGGTTTTACTTCCAAACACGCCCGCCCACCCCCGCGTCTCTGAGCTCcaacagctctctctcttttaacCCCTGCCATCGGTCGCCGCGCACCATCGCCGTTTATTCTAGGCACAACAGCAGATCGGGACATTTTACCTCTATTTAACCGGCTTTTCCTCGGTGCATCGGCCAGATGGAGGAGTACCATAAACCAGACCAGCAGACGGTGCAGGCGCTCAGGAACATCGCCTCCCGGCTCCGGATCAACTCCATCAAGGCGACAACTGCAGCGGGAAGcgggtgagagagagagagagagagagtggagtTAGAGGTGTACAGTCACACGAGTGGACCAAATGTGGTTCTGTCCTGGCTCAGTGGCTCCATATTTGTTGTCTAAGGGCATAGATAAGAGAAATGCGTAATGACAGGACCCCAGTGTAAAGCTATGAGGCGACCACACAGACCCCGGTCTGCCTGTCGTGTTTTTACTGTGCGCGTAAAGTTCAATGGCAGCTGGTCTGATGTGGATAAGAGACCTGCACTCTGCAGAAAGGAGAGTTGTCAGACTCCCCCAGTGTGTTAACTTTCAGACATCAACACTGTTTAATGCATTTCATCAACGAAGCTGTTCGCTTTGCAGCACCGTCCTCTCAAGTCTCAAAGCCTTTATCAAATCCTGGAGGTTCGTTGTGTTTCTAATCGCCAGTGTTCTGCTGATGTTCTCTGTGACTGGTTATGTAACCAAAGAGGAGCGGAGACCTCGATCGGTGCGTGATCTTGCGCAGGCAGCGGTGCAGCTTCTGGAGCGACGGGTGTGTGTTGGAACAGCGGAGCGGACCCGGGACACGCACGGACGCGCTTCTGACGCGCCTGCGTGTCCCGGTGCAGCAGCTTATTAAACCAGCGTCAagttaaaaaggaaaactgcGTCGGacaggtttttttgttttgttagttttacctgtacatatacaaataaaacatccGCTGATTTACACATTCAAAGGTTAAACtgcgataaaaaaaaaatcggcTCATCTGTTCAACCAGTCTCGTTAGTGGCTGGTTAAACAATAAGGAACAAGACGAGCCGTTTTAACATTAAATAGGTTGCGCTTGATTATCCACGATTGAAATTCAGATTTGACTAGTCACGATTCTAGTTTGGATATATCTGAAATGACGTCGCTGGATTTTTAGCGTTTATTGGAATTCACATAACCGATATCTGCAGTGTATTGATCATTAGAACAATTTGTTATTTAACATCATCTGCAATGAGATTTTGACCAGTAGAAAACTCCATTTTAGTTCCAGATATCACATTTTGACTAGTCCAAAGCCGAATTACAGATATTTCCAATGGACTTCTGACTGGTCATGATTCCAATTAAAAATATCAGTAATTTGACACATTGaagaaatatctgaaatatctTTGTGGATATCCAAAACTAATTTATTACTAGTCCACAAATTCAATGGTTGATATCTGAAGTTCTGACTAgtcaaaaaaaaatcattgtagatattttaaatgtgagttTTGATTGGTCAACATATCATTGCAGGCATTTTAGTAAATACTAACACGGCGTCCTGGCGCCTGTGACGCCATGTTGGATAATTAAAAGTCCATTAAAAGAGACATTTGTACTTTAACTCATCAAAACGTGACTGAGGATTTCAAAGATGGTGTTGATATCCTAAAGTGGTTTTCCCATTCAAGTCAATGAACAATtctcataaatacatcacagacaTGTTAAATGTGAATCCACCTGTTTAAAGCTGAAACAGCTcatgaacagtgtgtgtgtgtgtgtgtgtgtgtgtgtgtgtgtgtgcgcgcgcgcgcacgtgTGTCAGACATGTCAACACAAACAGCTTCCCTGTGCTCAAaggtttaatatttatttgtacatgAAATAATTGTCCCACTGGTTCGTGCTGCAACCGGAAGTTCTAACAGTTTCAACTTGTGGCCACCAACTTCGTCTCCTACACAATTCAATGTGCCAACTTTTCATTTACCTTCATGTTTCTTCTTCAAATGTCCAAGGAGGCCAGACTGGGTGAAACGTTTCATGCTTCTCCTTCCTCCCGCTTCGTCCTTCACGTGCGTCGATAAATTACTGCCCCGTCTCTCCGACGCTTTAATTAGTTCCGCTTCGCTCCATAATCAGTCGGTGACCTTAGAGTTAACCTAGTTAGTGTTAGTGTGAACCTTTGACtagaccaaaaaaaaatctaaataaaaccCAGATTGACAAATACTATTGGTTTTTGCTCATCTCTGattatttaatcacattttccaTTCCAGGACAGTGAGGGGAAAAGGCTTTAATGGTATAAAGGTACTACTGGCATGtggtttgaaaaataaattaaaaaaaagataaaataacagcaagaaggaaaaaaaccCTGATAACCTATTTTGTGTTGATTTGTCTTGACTGTAACAATCTGggacacacacacgtgcacatgtATATGAGGGGCAGTAAAACACAGCGACACATCCTTTTCTTGTATGTGCACCAAttaatgtgtgggtgtgtttaagacagaaacagatactgtatatgtgctACTGAGTGTCTGACCTTAATAAAGTCACTCTGACTAACATGCCATCTGTCTTGCATAGCTCCCTGACTGACCCTGACACTTAGTCTTCGTTtctctttcacctctgcctttttttctctcttggtctctgcatctgtgtgtttacagttgCATATGGACATGACTATAGATTTGAAAAGAGGATTCGTATACAAGGTCGACTCAGTTGCATGAGATAACAGATGTTTTAAATCAAAGACTTTGAGACTTTTTGACTTGCTTTTGTTGCAGTCATCCCACGTCATGTTGCAGTGTGGCAGAGATCATGTCCGTGCTGTTCTTTCACACTATGAAGTACCGACCTGATGACCCCTCTAACCCCAGTAATGACCGCTTCATCCTCTCCAAGGTAATACACACAACCACATGTATGCATTTGAAAGCATGATACAAAGCCAAAAGTCCTGCAGTTGATGCATGTTTACATTGGAATACACTTCAGACTTTAAAGTATCTCAAATGGTGGCAGACTAATAGCATATGATGAGCAGTGCAGTGCATCTTCTCTCATTACATTACTCACCTATGTTTACTTGTAATGTCATCAATCACTCAGAGTGTATTAATAATGCTATCAGTTGTAGCTTCAGCACCAGCAGATCATGTACACAGTATGTGTATGAGTCGGAcgtttgtttatatttttgtgtctaGCTCTAATATCTGCCTCCTCAGGGTCATGCGGCTCCTGTGCTGTATGCTGTGTGGGCAGAGACAGGCTACCTGAAAGAGAGTGAGCTCCTCAACCTCCGCAAGGTCGACTCCATCCTGGAAGGACACCCTGTGCCAGTAAGATGACATTCAGACCTGCAGGAAGATAGAGATAGTTGAGATAAGCCTACAAGACTCAGACTGTAGATGCTCTTCtgacttcttctttttttgcacatgaagaaattaaaaataatccaTCCACTCTAATTCATAGTTTCCATGTTAGCAAAGTGGGTCTGTCATAAAATCTGACACGTTAAGATggatgtattgtgtgtgtgcatggtaaCAGAAGCAGCAGTTTGTGGATGTGGCCACTGGGTCTCTGGGACAGGGGTTGGGAGCTGCCTGTGGAATGGCTTACACTGGAAAGTACTTTGACAAAGCCAGGTAACatacccaaacacacacacaaacagattatCATTGAAATTACCTCACAGACAGATTCTCCAATATGCACAAGACATTTATGCTGAAGCACAGCAGCCCAGCTTGCATCTGCGCTTATTAGtagatgaaatgaaattatcCATCATGTCGTGCTAACAAGTGATATTTCAGCCTGGAGCTCTGGATAAATCCGTCTCTGACAGGCCTGGTCTGGGATGACATTTACGCAGCCACGCAGAGAACTGACCTGTGATCAGCTTACTTCAGTACAGTGTGAATCTGAGATCAGACACTGCTAAAAGAAGAGATCgagcagaaaagaaacaatGCTATGGATTATTGTGTCTCTTTACAATGGTGGCATTTAGGTTGGGAGAATAGTAGATTAATGCAAGTTTATTTTAACTCAACATTCAGTTTCCAACAtcgttacaaaaaaaaaatcctgtaatTGTTTTCAGATACTGTTCAGCTGAGTATGACCTTCCTTAAACTGCTGTAACTAATTAGTCCACATGTGTAACTTTTGTAAAAGGGCCATATGGGTTTTACAATAGCCAGGTCTGTGTGGCCTGTAACTCATTCCAGTCATATTTACACAGGAGGAGGATATGACACTTTCAGGAAGAGAATTTCACTGTGGGCAGAACAGAAGGAGATGGTCTAAAAGACGCTTTTGGTtttgcacacaacacacagaaacagacactcAGGGATTACCCTACTTGTAGTCACGCTCTCTCTGCATTCTGTGTGCACTCGATTGTTTCTGCTCTAATAATCACACATGCAAGAGCACAGTTCCTCCCTGGTCTTTTTCCTCCCCCccttatcatcatcatctctcCAAAAATGAAGAATTTCATGCTGTGCTTCTTTTGCATCTATCTGTACATGGTAgattatactgtataaactATGCATGTGATTGAATGTA
Coding sequences within it:
- the dcp1a gene encoding mRNA-decapping enzyme 1A, whose protein sequence is METVNAGHMMSLAALQRQDPYINKLLDVTGQVALYNFNSKANEWEKTEIEGTLFVYARSASPHHGFTIMNRLSTENLVEPINKDLEFQLQDPFLLYRNGNLGIYSIWFYDKTDCHRIAQLMVKIVKQEADIAQRGSPEKIEPVRTNGVAEARPIDILELLSKAKEEYQRAQAGETDVSTEPNVKATINTTEHAHSTPQPEKSSHTVVKQITVEELFGSTISKDPSLPAMPAQKTPSASSDPSTAYIQNHSYPITAHQNPLLPPHLTAQDPGSNQRHQAPGLLQAPYALHSGPVFHSGAPRSDPQPRCSVSPLMAPPAGPEPRAAPPGPATPPSAPTAYLGQEILNTLKPAVASVNSDIHKPILAPNFLPSTLVPPHSFQEPVGKPLLQHSKDMDVFSPPSNLIKPISAVSVNQGLAVQRSEGSVLLSPSAFQQSISKTTTAAAASVALTASSESCSTLAGAAEPSPAICCKKQLQDTLIHLIKNDADFLSAIHDAYLQTLSKDFSNLKL